The Trypanosoma brucei brucei TREU927 chromosome 9, whole genome shotgun sequence genome includes a window with the following:
- a CDS encoding Gim5B protein, with translation MSAQAHTYLCDAWNRDKVMAIVQFLPMALEGPARTAGCESLALSLGNLARMGDAYRAVTRLSLLANALSKPTLTSLSKPTGDMVASRIDQLSHLFHIGFCLNENTAVLAGHGVFPKSLHRLSGVAVLCWMYTLVLGIVRQLYMLSKMRGHCTAAAASGDDKRKTCPYGGCKRVMVDLLKLVCYFLFALTCLPEGKPQLLANASGPLVPLHVMVKALSPNPLHASNTVRGLLGLIASVCEFY, from the coding sequence ATGTCTGCTCAAGCCCATACATACCTCTGTGATGCGTGGAACCGCGATAAGGTGATGGCCATCGTCCAGTTTCTTCCCATGGCCCTTGAGGGTCCTGCAAGGACTGCCGGGTGCGAATCTCTTGCACTGTCACTCGGCAACCTTGCGAGGATGGGTGATGCGTATCGTGCCGTCACTCGTCTTTCCCTTCTGGCAAATGCACTGTCAAAACCAACATTAACTTCCCTCTCCAAACCCACTGGTGATATGGTCGCGTCGCGGATCGATCAATTGTCACACCTGTTCCACATTGGTTTCTGCTTGAATGAAAATACTGCTGTACTTGCGGGTCATGGTGTTTTCCCCAAAAGTCTTCACCGCCTCAGTGGAGTTGCCGTGCTGTGTTGGATGTACACGCTGGTGCTCGGCATTGTTCGACAATTGTACATGCTGTCAAAAATGAGGGGCCACTgcactgctgctgcggctTCGGGCGACGATAAGCGGAAAACGTGCCCTTATGGCGGTTGCAAACGTGTCATGGTGGATTTATTGAAGTTGGTGTGCTACTTCCTGTTCGCCCTGACATGCCTCCCTGAAGGCAAACCGCAGCTTTTGGCTAATGCCAGCGGACCTCTTGTGCCTTTGCATGTGATGGTGAAGGCGCTGTCACCCAATCCGCTACATGCCAGCAATACTGTGCGCGGGTTGTTGGGTTTGATTGCGTCTGTGTGTGAATTCTATTGA
- a CDS encoding hypothetical protein, conserved (GPI-Anchor Signal predicted for Tb09.211.2750 by DGPI v2.04 with cleavage site probability 0.344 near 217), which yields MSSLPPDKTLFGSHSQRLVAVAQFCSLVSAGVAGSKHYTLVARSACALAKVLANYLCLSRLKGSYLLLREVSPSSVRRRLHSSPSWFTGVMRVLTMLAMLLFRITDKIALLANEGVLSNNICFYTSRLIPSLLFYCNLMQTMTSAALLKAVRPISFEATDTRNVFRKRYYLQGVLSFLEGVGLMTYAMTLFPRGVPPLAMTLHEKHLLTHWLAVAASSFPPALSVSTTTQGLIGLAATLPSFFMSP from the coding sequence ATGAGTTCCCTTCCTCCGGACAAAACTCTTTTCGGAAGCCACTCCCAGCGACTTGTGGCTGTGGCTCAATTCTGCAGTTTAGTTTCCGCGGGTGTTGCGGGTTCGAAACATTACACGTTGGTAGCGCGTTCTGCATGTGCTTTAGCGAAGGTACTTGCCAACTACCTCTGCTTGTCGCGTTTAAAGGGTTCATACTTGTTGCTACGTGAAGTGTCGCCATCTTCTGTCCGCAGAAGACTCCACTCATCGCCAAGTTGGTTTACCGGAGTTATGCGTGTTTTAACCATGTTGGCGATGCTGTTGTTTCGCATCACTGATAAAATTGCGTTACTCGCAAATGAGGGCGTTTTGTCGAACAACATTTGTTTCTACACTTCCCGGTTGATTCCTTCACTACTTTTTTACTGCAACCTTATGCAAACAATGACCAGTGCGGCCCTTCTGAAGGCGGTTCGTCCCATTTCTTTTGAAGCTACGGATACACGCAATGTTTTCCGAAAACGTTATTATCTTCAGGGAGTGCTGAGTTTTCTTGAAGGTGTTGGATTGATGACATATGCCATGACTCTTTTTCCTCGTGGCGTCCCTCCATTAGCGATGACACTTCACGAAAAACATCTTTTGACCCACTGGCTCGCGGTCGCGGCGTCAAGTTTCCCTCCAGCCCTTTCGGTCAGTACAACAACTCAAGGTTTAATTGGCCTTGCAGCGACTTTACCGTCCTTTTTTATGTCACCATGa
- a CDS encoding iron-sulfur cluster assembly protein, putative, giving the protein MRRLISSHIVLPTLAASLRSLYSPLVEEHYNNPRNVGKLDKSDPNVGTGLRGAPECGDMTQMQVKVNPETMVIEDVKFKAFGCGSAIAASSYASQAIRGKTLAEALQLTNKRIARELSLPPVKLHCSMLAEETIQAAVENYLSKNPSLKSKVHKKKTETPSISQTSQVASKSEAVGEVSS; this is encoded by the coding sequence ATGCGGCGACTGATATCATCACACATTGTACTGCCGACGCTGGCAGCCTCACTTCGGTCACTGTACAGCCCACTAGTTGAGGAGCACTACAATAACCCGCGCAATGTCGGTAAATTAGACAAATCCGACCCAAATGTTGGAACTGGTCTCCGCGGTGCTCCAGAGTGCGGTGACATGACTCAAATGCAGGTGAAGGTGAACCCTGAAACGATGGTGATTGAGGATGTTAAGTTCAAAGCATTTGGTTGCGGGAGCGCGATTGCGGCATCATCCTACGCCTCGCAGGCAATTCGCGGCAAAACACTTGCTGAGGCACTGCAGCTCACCAACAAACGGATTGCACGGGAACTTTCCCTTCCGCCTGTTAAATTGCACTGCTCGATGCTGGCGGAGGAAACTATTCAAGCCGCAGTTGAGAACTACCTTTCCAAAAACCCTTCACTAAAGTCGAAGgtacacaagaaaaaaacggaaactCCATCCATATCTCAGACATCCCAAGTAGCTTCTAAGTCCGAGGCTGTTGGTGAGGTGTCAAGCTGA
- a CDS encoding cyclophilin type peptidyl-prolyl cis-trans isomerase, putative (similar to Peptidyl-prolyl cis-trans isomerase 10 (EC 5.2.1.8) (PPIase)(Rotamase) (Cyclophilin-10). (Swiss-Prot:P52017) (Caenorhabditis elegans;)): MSVVISTSLGSLLINLRFVDCPKASFNFLALCASSYYDGCRFHRLVPETFVLTGDPTGTGKGGESVFVHHQDIKQRYFEDEGMGNALHDRRGVVSMAHKGNKPDTNASQFFILFKPCPSLDSKHTAFGVVDFGWNDGESERTLKRVEELEADGSYNVLDVEARILSTTVLYNPFAEGHIKLNV, encoded by the coding sequence ATGTCGGTTGTGATCTCAACATCACTCGGCAGTTTGTTAATTAACCTCCGTTTCGTTGACTGCCCAAAAGCTTCCTTCAACTTTCTTGCCCTCTGTGCTTCATCATACTATGATGGTTGCAGGTTTCACCGTCTGGTTCCTGAGACCTTTGTTCTAACAGGGGACCCAACGGGAACTGGAAAAGGAGGTGAATCTGTTTTTGTCCATCACCAAGATATCAAGCAGCGGTACTTTGAGGATGAGGGAATGGGAAACGCATTGCACGATCGTCGTGGTGTCGTTTCCATGGCGCATAAGGGAAATAAACCGGACACTAACGCATCTCagttctttattttatttaaacCATGCCCGTCACTGGATTCCAAGCACACGGCGTTTGGGGTCGTCGATTTTGGCTGGAATGACGGGGAGAGCGAGCGCACACTGAAGCGGGTTGAGGAACTCGAGGCGGATGGAAGTTACAACGTGCTTGATGTAGAGGCGAGGATTCTTAGTACCACGGTTTTATATAACCCATTTGCCGAGGGCCACATCAAGCTAAATGTATGA
- a CDS encoding DNA repair protein RAD2, putative, whose product MGVHGLWRLLDTFGEVTQPADWKGKRVAIDASIWIAQFRSSCEPGESVEERILEGFFMRILKLLFYGIEPIFVFDGPSTMSKRAEQRRRAQHREALEQAMVTRHARRLIAAQMSAGLLDVHSLPRKYRSPGSGKKLQKPLRQSLPPTDLLHDVDEDVGESCVETGTILLQPKGRKKRTREVCLAPEVVSRSLTHSFLSEAEIFLEQRKTFEKFHENNRLAYTSTSIFMGPRRVAEEVSRALGGATRGEAESIQGSSAGNSSSSSVLVEGVGSAAIVVEEECGDSVCEILSSSSCSVIVVDNAIKTDPHAVDAFHHNVSFGKEEESTSDEVEVLSSGDYWSCADNDCDDLLSLAASDRTPDTQCNDSTHLWYPGTQLLGGLGSADDGGIVDESRDNCTETSCGLSEFNPFGGVVVPSGNLRKDEKEVLLNTSVITSSETLETTGIPLKVPSVSREHVREKQVVPFELLGIVELLDCCGIPYVLSPNEADAQCAFLNEQRVVDAVFTEDSDVIVHGAPVVLRGFFSKGRHVVAYRQSDLLACGVDKVVLVALALLLGCDYAEGVNGLSLLESLHVIAATWRQTTNSVEGGAEQVRDMLSSWCSAVRRRRIPWGEDVPLTRFYRNYVKWSTLQLADSFPESHVVDAYFNPTVNTDTRPFVCAAPDWTKLRLFASMHGILNKKYCGERLENAQRECQRRQPPSGDPADSAQRRLTDFFSPLPNRERVIFRKQPPKFSEALSYLRAARGDP is encoded by the coding sequence ATGGGTGTCCATGGACTGTGGCGCCTCCTCGACACCTTCGGTGAGGTTACGCAACCCGCCGATTGGAAAGGCAAACGCGTTGCCATCGACGCAAGCATATGGATAGCGCAGTTTCGATCAAGCTGTGAACCTGGTGAAAGTGTGGAGGAGCGAATCCTGGAAGGTTTCTTCATGCGCATTCTCAAATTACTGTTCTACGGAATCGAAccgatttttgtttttgacggGCCTTCCACCATGTCAAAGCGGGCGGAGCAACGGCGTAGGGCTCAGCATCGTGAAGCTCTGGAGCAGGCGATGGTGACACGCCACGCCCGGCGACTCATTGCTGCTCAGATGAGTGCTGGTTTACTCGATGTTCATTCGCTTCCTCGAAAGTATCGATCTCCCGGAAGTGGTAAGAAACTGCAGAAACCTTTGCGCCAGTCTTTGCCACCAACCGATTTGTTGCACGACGTCGATGAGGACGTGGGGGAAAGCTGTGTGGAAACAGGAACCATTTTGCTGCAACCTAAAGGGCGAAAAAAACGAACTCGGGAGGTTTGCTTGGCTCCAGAGGTCGTCTCACGGTCGTTGACACACTCTTTCTTGAGTGAGGCCGAAATATTCTTGGAGCAAAGAAAGACTTTTGAAAAATTCCACGAGAATAACAGGCTTGCGTACACCAGCACTTCGATATTTATGGGACCTCGCCGGGTGGCTGAAGAGGTTTCCAGAGCACTAGGGGGTGCTACTAGGGGGGAAGCTGAATCAATTCAGGGTTCTTCAGCAGGTAATAGTTCGTCGTCTTCGGTGTTGGTTGAAGGCGTGGGAAGTGCCGCCATTGTGGTGGAAGAGGAGTGTGGTGACAGTGTTTGCGAAATTTTGAGCAGCAGTAGTTGCTCGGTTATCGTTGTTGATAATGCCATTAAAACTGACCCTCATGCTGTCGATGCTTTCCATCATAATGTGTCTTttggaaaagaggaggagtcCACCTCCGATGAAGTTGAAGTGTTGAGTAGCGGAGACTATTGGTCGTGTGCGGACAATGACTGCGATGATTTATTAAGTCTTGCAGCGTCTGACAGAACGCCAGACACACAATGTAATGATTCAACACATCTGTGGTATCCGGGGACGCAGTTACTTGGAGGCCTCGGATCTGCCGATGATGGCGGAATTGTTGACGAGTCTCGGGACAACTGTACAGAAACATCGTGTGGTTTGAGCGAATTCAACCCCTTTGGTGGTGTTGTCGTTCCATCCGGGAACTTAAGgaaagatgaaaaggaagtACTGCTCAATACTTCTGTCATCACCTCTTCGGAGACACTGGAGACCACGGGGATACCCTTGAAAGTTCCGTCCGTCTCTCGGGAGCATGTAAGAGAGAAACAGGTTGTTCCCTTTGAATTGCTAGGGATCGTTGAGTTGCTCGACTGCTGTGGGATACCGTATGTCTTGAGTCCTAATGAAGCGGATGCGCAGTGCGCCTTTTTAAATGAGCAACGTGTTGTGGATGCTGTTTTCACTGAAGACAGTGACGTCATTGTACATGGCGCACCGGTGGTCCTCCGTGGGTTCTTCTCCAAAGGGCGGCATGTGGTCGCGTACCGCCAGAGCGACTTGTTGGCGTGTGGGGTAGACAAGGTTGTTCTTGTTGCGCTTGCCCTTTTGCTTGGATGCGATTATGCAGAGGGTGTTAACGGGCTTTCACTTTTGGAGAGCTTGCACGTCATCGCAGCTACTTGGCGTCAAACCACAAACTCTGTGGAGGGCGGAGCCGAGCAGGTCCGAGATATGTTGAGCAGCTGGTGTTCCGCTGTGAGGCGCCGACGTATCCCTTGGGGAGAGGACGTGCCATTAACGCGGTTCTACCGGAACTACGTGAAGTGGAGTACATTGCAATTAGCTGATTCCTTTCCGGAAAGCCACGTGGTGGACGCCTATTTCAATCCTACGGTGAACACCGATACGCGGCCTTTTGTCTGTGCAGCACCTGACTGGACGAAACTCCGTTTGTTCGCATCGATGCATGGGAttctcaacaaaaaatactGCGGGGAGCGGCTAGAGAATGCGCAACGGGAGTGCCAGCGCCGTCAACCACCAAGTGGAGACCCCGCTGATTCTGCTCAACGACGACTTACAGATTTCTTCAGCCCACTGCCAAATCGTGAGCGGGTAATTTTCAGAAAACAGCCCCCAAAGTTCTCGGAAGCCCTCTCCTATTTGCGTGCAGCCAGGGGTGATCCGTGA
- a CDS encoding uncharacterized protein (probably integral membrane protein, contains MATE efflux family protein domain), translated as MIGTMEDDGVPVILPQASSDDVSTLTLVKRFVLVGTPLMVTTLAQFTLNAVMMAIIGKHFGVKELGGVSLALGMLNATAFAFSAGLCGALETVLSQTYGVFQSRGGEGTMYLYGTYTQRMAVMLLVISIPIGIAVIYIDVLLKSLGERPEVVYYTGRFCCIAALGIPALQFSQLISRYLSCQHQTAPLSAVAVGSAILNPILQHLFIRMFGFNGSPMAWVLLYVVTDVLLVAYTYYTKTYVTTWGGWDSNAVKNLRPLVNLAAPSLAMSLVEWVVLEVIMACAGFAPPTDLAAFSITVQVFSACWGVASGTMLIVSVFIGNAIGEGKPLLAKRIANIAIVMVGVTTILDILLCWKFEDRIPLLFSDDKEVGHVYRKLMRFVFPYHAVDTFQSTVMGILRGCGLQKIGAVIIGVTLCVVGAPLAFFLFFYVGVGVEALWIGPLCSVTFVGVPLYIYLLYWYIDWSKLQPQQESLDLAVEPFISVNNAPLEEDMYGAVESLGSKD; from the coding sequence ATGATTGGCACTATGGAAGACGATGGTGTGCCAGTTATTTTACCACAAGCTTCCTCAGATGATGTTTCCACGTTAACTCTCGTGAAGCGTTTCGTACTCGTTGGGACTCCCCTCATGGTCACGACTCTAGCTCAGTTCACGCTTAATGCCGTTATGATGGCTATCATCGGAAAACATTTTGGCGTGAAAGAGCTCGGTGGGGTGTCGCTTGCACTTGGGATGCTCAACGCAACtgcatttgctttttctgcgGGACTTTGCGGTGCGTTGGAAACTGTGCTCTCACAGACATATGGAGTATTTCAGTCCCGTGGTGGTGAGGGCACTATGTACCTCTACGGCACCTATACTCAGCGGATGGCGGTGATGTTATTAGTCATTAGCATTCCCATAGGTATTGCAGTGATATACATTGACGTGCTGCTGAAGTCTCTTGGTGAGCGGCCAGAGGTTGTCTATTACACCGGGAGGTTTTGCTGTATTGCAGCTCTTGGCATTCCTGCATTGCAGTTCTCCCAGTTGATCAGTCGTTACCTCTCTTGTCAACACCAGACAGCTCCCCTTTCAGCTGTAGCGGTTGGTAGTGCAATACTTAATCCGATCTTGCAGCACCTCTTCATTCGTATGTTTGGCTTTAATGGCTCACCGATGGCGTGGGTTCTTCTGTACGTTGTTACCGATGTGCTTTTGGTTGCCTACACATATTATACCAAGACTTACGTGACAACATGGGGTGGCTGGGACTCTAACGCAGTAAAAAACCTGAGGCCATTAGTGAACCTTGCTGCACCTTCTTTGGCTATGTCGTTGGTGGAGTGGGTGGTACTTGAAGTCATAATGGCTTGTGCCGGGTTCGCGCCTCCGACAGATCTCGCTGCTTTTTCTATTACTGTGCAGGTATTTAGTGCTTGTTGGGGAGTGGCCTCTGGCACGATGTTGATAGTGTCAGTGTTCATTGGGAATGCCATAGGGGAAGGTAAACCACTGCTGGCGAAGCGGATAGCGAACATAGCAATTGTTATGGTCGGTGTGACAACAATACTTGACATACTGTTGTGCTGGAAGTTCGAGGATCGGAtaccacttcttttttctgatGATAAGGAAGTGGGTCATGTGTATCGCAAGCTGATGCGTTTTGTATTCCCTTACCATGCTGTGGACACGTTTCAGAGCACTGTAATGGGGATACTGCGTGGGTGTGGTTTACAGAAGATTGGCGCTGTGATTATTGGTGTTACTCTCTGTGTTGTGGGTGCTCCccttgcattttttcttttcttctacgTGGGTGTGGGTGTTGAGGCCCTATGGATTGGTCCGCTGTGTAGCGTGACGTTTGTTGGTGTTCCCCTGTACATATATCTCCTTTACTGGTATATTGACTGGTCTAAGTTGCAACCACAACAGGAGAGCTTGGACCTTGCGGTGGAACCGTTTATTTCGGTTAACAATGCACCACTGGAAGAGGATATGTACGGTGCTGTTGAGAGTCTTGGAAGTAAGGATTAG
- a CDS encoding hypothetical protein, conserved (probably integral membrane protein, contains MATE efflux family protein domain) yields the protein MIGTMEDDGVPVILPQASSDDVSTLTLVKRFVLVGTPLMVATLAQFSINMVVISMIGVHFGVKELGGVSLALGMLNATAFAFSAGLCGALETVLSQTYGVFQSRGGEGTMYLYGTYTQRMAVMLLVISIPIGIAVIYIDVLLKSLGERPEVVYYTGRFCCIAALGIPASQFSQLISRYLSCQHQTAPLSAVAVGSAILNPILQHLFIRMFGFNGSPMAWVLLYVVTDVLLVAYTYYTKTYVTTWGGWDSNAVKNLRPLVNLAAPSLAMMMSEWVVLEVIMAGAGFAPPTDLAAFSITVQVFSACWGVASGTMLIVSVFIGNAIGEGKPLLAKRIANIAIVMVGVTTILDILLCWKFEDRIPLLFSDDKEVGHVYRKLMRFVFPYHAVDTFQSTVMGILRGCGLQKIGAVIIGVTLCVVGAPLAFFLFFYVGVGVEALWIGPLCSVTFVGVPLYIYLLYWYIDWSKLQPQQESLDLAVEPFISVNNAPLEEDMYGAVESLGSKD from the coding sequence ATGATTGGCACTATGGAAGACGATGGTGTGCCAGTTATTTTACCACAAGCTTCCTCAGATGATGTTTCCACGTTAACTCTCGTGAAGCGTTTCGTACTCGTTGGGACTCCCCTCATGGTGGCGACTCTAGCTCAGTTTTCCATAAACATGGTCGTTATTTCAATGATTGGTGTGCATTTTGGCGTGAAAGAGCTCGGTGGGGTGTCGCTTGCACTTGGGATGCTCAACGCAACtgcatttgctttttctgcgGGACTTTGCGGTGCGTTGGAAACTGTGCTCTCACAGACATATGGAGTATTTCAGTCCCGTGGTGGTGAGGGCACTATGTACCTCTACGGCACCTATACTCAGCGGATGGCGGTGATGTTATTAGTCATTAGCATTCCCATAGGTATTGCAGTGATATACATTGACGTGCTGCTGAAGTCTCTTGGTGAGCGGCCAGAGGTTGTCTATTACACCGGGAGGTTTTGCTGTATTGCAGCTCTTGGCATTCCTGCATCGCAGTTCTCCCAGTTGATCAGTCGTTACCTCTCTTGTCAACACCAGACAGCTCCCCTTTCAGCTGTAGCGGTTGGTAGTGCAATACTTAATCCGATCTTGCAGCACCTCTTCATTCGTATGTTTGGCTTTAATGGCTCACCGATGGCGTGGGTTCTTCTGTACGTTGTTACCGATGTGCTTTTGGTTGCCTACACATATTATACCAAGACTTACGTGACAACATGGGGTGGCTGGGACTCTAACGCAGTAAAAAACCTGAGGCCATTAGTGAACCTTGCTGCACCTTCTTTGGCCATGATGATGAGCGAGTGGGTCGTACTTGAAGTCATAATGGCGGGCGCCGGGTTCGCGCCTCCCACAGATCTCGCTGCTTTTTCTATTACTGTGCAGGTATTTAGTGCTTGTTGGGGAGTGGCCTCTGGCACGATGTTGATAGTGTCAGTGTTCATTGGGAATGCCATAGGGGAAGGTAAACCACTGCTGGCGAAGCGGATAGCGAACATAGCAATTGTTATGGTCGGTGTGACAACAATACTTGACATACTGTTGTGCTGGAAGTTCGAGGATCGGAtaccacttcttttttctgatGATAAGGAAGTGGGTCATGTGTATCGCAAGCTGATGCGTTTTGTATTCCCTTACCATGCTGTGGACACGTTTCAGAGCACTGTAATGGGGATACTGCGTGGGTGTGGTTTACAGAAGATTGGCGCTGTGATTATTGGTGTTACTCTCTGTGTTGTGGGTGCTCCccttgcattttttcttttcttctacgTGGGTGTGGGTGTTGAGGCCCTATGGATTGGTCCGCTGTGTAGCGTGACGTTTGTTGGTGTTCCCCTGTACATATATCTCCTTTACTGGTATATTGACTGGTCTAAGTTGCAACCACAACAGGAGAGCTTGGACCTTGCGGTGGAACCGTTTATTTCGGTTAACAATGCACCACTGGAAGAGGATATGTACGGTGCTGTTGAGAGTCTTGGAAGTAAGGATTAG
- a CDS encoding uncharacterized protein (probably integral membrance protein, contains MATE efflux family protein domain) → MVTMEGTLAAVSGISNVGRHPPITVLLMELFKIAMPMSISQIAQFSFMVVMLICAGHIGVHELGAVSIALGILNATGFAFGSGLCGALETLLSQSYGQNPRSTMYGVYAQRMFFILMVFVVPLSVFLLFVEGMLNALGEPPDVAVRAGHFCHIAIFGLPFFMVLELLRRYYASQHQSNPVFVTLLAAALVNPIVEGVLVYIFGYTGIALGWVFVMLGMDIALVCFLKWSGLHTRTWGGWSSAAFRNWYPMLKLAIPSLGMAFSEWTAMEVNSLCAGLLSTEELGAYAVTSQIANLCWSVVSGLFIAATVLVGNSLGAGNPDLGKQYALLSSVLVLVVSLLNAAVVYKFRDRIPRIFTHEDGISKHFSDMVPYFLTFHVLDAVQSNFLAILRGCGLQLVGVAIVFVCLTIIGTPLGIYLAFARHYGVVGLWVGPVASCAAFGIPAYLYVLFCRIDWASLRPHLEECEMKKFVEVTLVDEDELT, encoded by the coding sequence ATGGTGACCATGGAAGGAACCCTCGCAGCAGTCAGTGGTATATCAAATGTGGGGAGGCACCCTCCAATAACGGTGCTATTGATGGAATTATTTAAGATCGCAATGCCGATGTCGATTTCGCAGATTGCGCAGTTTAGTTTCATGGTGGTGATGTTGATTTGTGCGGGGCATATTGGCGTTCATGAACTAGGGGCGGTGTCAATTGCACTCGGTATTCTAAACGCCACCGGGTTTGCTTTTGGTAGTGGGTTGTGTGGGGCGCTGGAAACACTTCTGTCACAATCATACGGCCAAAATCCGCGGAGTACCATGTATGGGGTATATGCACAGCGAATGTTCTTTATTTTGATGGTTTTCGTTGTGCCCCTGTccgttttccttctctttgttgAGGGTATGTTGAACGCACTGGGGGAGCCACctgatgttgctgtgcgAGCAGGACACTTCTGTCATATTGCAATTTTTGGTCTCCCATTCTTTATGGTGTTGGAGCTCCTGCGCCGTTATTATGCTAGTCAGCACCAGTCCAACCCCGTGTTCGTAACCCTATTGGCTGCAGCACTTGTAAATCCCATAGTGGAAGGTGTTttggtatatatatttggttATACTGGTATTGCTTTAGGGTGGGTATTCGTAATGCTTGGGATGGACATTGCCCTCGTTTGTTTCCTCAAATGGTCTGGATTGCATACTAGGACGTGGGGCGGATGGAGCAGTGCAGCCTTCAGGAATTGGTATCCAATGCTTAAACTCGCTATTCCTTCACTTGGCATGGCGTTCAGTGAGTGGACAGCAATGGAGGTAAATTCACTATGTGCAGGACTTCTAAGTACAGAGGAGCTTGGGGCTTACGCCGTGACTAGTCAGATAGCAAACTTGTGCTGGAGTGTTGTTTCTGGTCTATTTATCGCTGCAACGGTATTAGTAGGGAACAGCCTGGGCGCGGGAAACCCTGATCTTGGTAAGCAGTATGCACTTTTATCGTCCGTGCTGGTTCTCGTGGTGTCATTGTTGAACGCAGCGGTGGTTTACAAGTTCAGGGACAGGATACCACGCATTTTTACCCATGAAGATGGGATTTCAAAGCACTTTTCGGATATGGTTCCCTATTTTTTAACTTTTCATGTGTTAGACGCCGTTCAGTCGAATTTTTTAGCGATTTTGCGTGGTTGTGGACTCCAGTTGGTTGGCGTCGctattgtgtttgtttgcttgacCATTATTGGCACCCCGTTAGGTATTTATCTCGCATTTGCGCGTCATTACGGCGTCGTGGGACTTTGGGTAGGCCCGGTTGCGAGTTGCGCAGCGTTTGGCATTCCGGCCTATTTGTACGTGCTCTTCTGCCGAATCGACTGGGCGTCTCTGCGCCCCCACTTGGAGGAGTGCGAGATGAAGAAATTCGTCGAAGTCACGTTGGTGGATGAGGACGAACTCACATAG
- a CDS encoding hypothetical protein, conserved (similarity to probable phosphoglyceride transfer protein from Arabidopsis thaliana), which produces MGSKGDGTTLDPLPADFFLFPRQNEGFQIPYFLTSEEEAAKVRPPPVVKTLQQRLDELSEKQRIVLSEFKVTVQGTEWYDEGMHDDWALIRYLVACDFKAKKSFEMLRNTTKWWKEKDVANWVCEKCLNNPNRHMMQFVGWDLEHRPVCFMSMRWGPDRSDPIPHCVSAFNHLLQLMPVGVEKWVFVTDFETYSHMKDSNLRVGTTVIKTIQNHFPERLGMIILVNAPSAFSFLWKLSSFAVDEKTKQKVVFWYTKSTPNVRNEFPKVFPPVLSSYLCDAYDRSKACELPASPVWYPKADNAVDGETQCVYRLSASSEQKSR; this is translated from the coding sequence ATGGGTAGCAAGGGCGACGGTACGACACTGGACCCGCTTCCagccgatttttttttgtttcctcgcCAGAATGAAGGATTTCAAATCCCATATTTCCTCACTtcagaggaggaggcggctaAAGTGCGGCCGCCGCCGGTTGTAAAGACGCTGCAGCAACGCTTGGATGAGCTTtcagaaaagcaaaggatCGTACTTTCTGAATTTAAGGTGACTGTGCAGGGCACTGAATGGTATGACGAAGGGATGCATGACGACTGGGCGCTCATTCGTTACCTTGTTGCCTGCGACTTCAAGGCTAAAAAGTCTTTCGAGATGCTGCGCAACACAACTAAGTGGTGGAAAGAGAAGGATGTAGCTAATTGGGTGTGTGAGAAATGCTTGAATAATCCCAATAGGCATATGATGCAGTTTGTAGGGTGGGATTTAGAACATCGGCCCGTTTGCTTTATGTCGATGCGCTGGGGTCCTGATCGCTCGGATCCCATTCCTCACTGCGTATCCGCTTTCAACCACCTTTTGCAGTTGATGCCAGTGGGTGTGGAGAAGTGGGTGTTTGTTACAGACTTTGAAACATACTCTCACATGAAGGACAGCAACCTTCGTGTAGGCACAACTGTGATAAAGACCATACAAAATCACTTTCCAGAACGATTGGGGATGATAATTCTTGTTAATGCGCCTTCCGCATTCAGTTTCCTCTGGAAGTTGTCTTCGTTTGCTGTAGATGAgaaaacgaagcaaaaagTAGTCTTTTGGTATACCAAGTCGACGCCAAATGTCCGTAACGAGTTTCCCAAAGTGTTTCCTCCGGTACTTTCGTCATACCTGTGTGACGCCTATGATCGCTCTAAAGCGTGTGAACTTCCTGCGTCACCCGTGTGGTACCCCAAAGCAGATAATGCGGTTGATGGTGAAACCCAATGCGTGTATCGCCTCAGCGCGAGCAGTGAACAGAAGAGTCGGTAA